From a region of the Candidatus Reconcilbacillus cellulovorans genome:
- a CDS encoding sugar ABC transporter substrate-binding protein, whose amino-acid sequence MRPKKWTVFLAVAALAIGAAGCGGGGKSDSSSSSGNASPSPSAQPSQPPQNITLRVAWWGGQPRHDYTLKVIEMYQQQNPHVKIEPEYASFDDYWKRLAPQAAANELPDVLQMDLMYIVQYGEKGQLEDLTPYLGSIIKTDDISENVINGGKVGDKLYGFNLGVNTLQVHYDPELLKQAGVTLDQNWTWDDYERIALEVKQKTGLYFDTSLRPEVFFGYFLRTKGKTLYSADGTSLGYDDDALFVEYFGRTARLAKAGASPLPDVTAQIKGLEDDLMVKKQAVSVWQWTNQFVGISKVANRPLEMHPLPGPNREKGLYLKPSMFFSISKNSKHKEEAARFINFFVNDIEANKLIKGDRGVPVSAKVKEALKPVLSPAEAKVFDFVAWAEKNSSPMDPPDPIGAAEVANLLKTYDEQLKFNKITPEEAARKFREQANAVLAKNKK is encoded by the coding sequence ATGCGTCCGAAAAAGTGGACGGTGTTTCTGGCTGTCGCTGCGCTGGCGATCGGCGCGGCCGGCTGCGGTGGAGGCGGCAAGTCGGACTCGAGCAGTTCATCCGGTAACGCCAGCCCCTCCCCGTCGGCACAGCCGTCCCAGCCGCCGCAGAACATTACGCTGCGCGTCGCCTGGTGGGGGGGCCAACCGCGGCACGATTATACGCTGAAAGTCATCGAGATGTACCAGCAACAAAATCCCCATGTGAAAATCGAGCCGGAATACGCCAGCTTCGACGACTACTGGAAGCGGCTCGCCCCGCAAGCGGCGGCCAACGAACTTCCCGACGTACTGCAGATGGACCTCATGTATATCGTCCAATACGGGGAGAAAGGGCAACTGGAAGATTTGACCCCATATCTCGGCAGCATCATCAAAACCGACGACATCAGCGAAAACGTCATCAACGGAGGAAAGGTCGGCGACAAACTCTACGGCTTCAATCTCGGCGTCAACACCTTGCAGGTGCACTATGATCCCGAACTGCTGAAACAGGCCGGCGTTACGCTCGACCAGAACTGGACGTGGGACGACTACGAACGCATCGCCCTGGAGGTCAAACAGAAAACCGGACTTTATTTCGACACGTCGCTGCGTCCGGAAGTATTTTTCGGCTATTTCCTGCGGACGAAAGGCAAGACGCTGTACAGCGCGGACGGCACCTCGCTCGGCTACGATGACGACGCCTTGTTCGTCGAGTATTTCGGTCGCACCGCGCGGCTGGCCAAGGCGGGCGCTTCTCCGCTGCCCGACGTGACCGCCCAGATCAAGGGTCTCGAGGACGACTTGATGGTGAAAAAGCAGGCGGTCAGCGTCTGGCAATGGACGAACCAGTTCGTCGGCATCAGCAAGGTCGCCAACCGCCCGCTCGAGATGCATCCGCTGCCCGGTCCGAACCGAGAAAAAGGCTTGTACCTGAAACCGAGCATGTTTTTCTCGATTTCGAAAAACTCCAAGCATAAAGAAGAAGCAGCGAGATTCATTAATTTCTTCGTCAACGACATCGAGGCGAACAAACTGATCAAAGGCGACCGCGGCGTACCGGTGTCGGCCAAGGTCAAAGAGGCGCTCAAACCGGTCCTGTCCCCCGCGGAAGCGAAAGTGTTCGATTTCGTCGCCTGGGCGGAGAAAAACAGCTCGCCGATGGACCCGCCGGACCCGATCGGCGCCGCCGAAGTCGCCAACCTGCTCAAGACGTACGACGAACAGCTGAAATTCAACAAAATCACGCCGGAAGAGGCGGCGCGCAAGTTCCGCGAACAGGCGAACGCGGTTCTCGCCAAAAACAAAAAGTAA